A genomic segment from Lignipirellula cremea encodes:
- a CDS encoding TIGR02996 domain-containing protein yields MDQDHPFVLAIRENPHDDDARLVYADWLDDAGSPQADLIRVQVDLARLLPGESERIGLVKEEQLLLERYGDLLLEPMRRLGAVGVSTRSFRRGLIERATFPAAAFLDGMEEICRVNPALTQVEIRDLSTEIDDLAGRQFPAQLHELDLSKNKLTAAEIIPLIGAPWWKQLRTLHLAFNALGDEGATELGEIEAPRLTRLDLGVNRIGPEGARMLAASPLLASCSLRHLALPLNQLEAAGVEHLNRCRSLRGLESLDLSSNKIRAEALRSLVKADWFGELRTLAFRGNQIENWDAFASFLQDARGTRLEQIDLRNNGKTNQSRYGYGRTDRPAQDQVIRLQQELAEDGITVLL; encoded by the coding sequence ATGGATCAGGACCATCCGTTTGTGCTCGCCATTCGCGAGAATCCCCACGACGACGACGCTCGCCTGGTGTACGCCGACTGGCTTGACGACGCCGGCAGTCCGCAAGCCGATTTGATTCGCGTGCAGGTCGATCTGGCCCGTTTGCTGCCCGGCGAATCCGAGCGGATCGGCCTCGTCAAGGAAGAGCAGCTGCTGCTGGAACGTTACGGCGACCTGCTGCTGGAACCGATGCGGCGACTGGGCGCCGTGGGCGTTTCCACCCGCTCGTTCCGCCGCGGCCTGATTGAACGAGCGACCTTTCCCGCCGCCGCGTTCCTGGACGGCATGGAAGAAATCTGTCGCGTGAACCCGGCCCTGACACAGGTCGAAATCCGCGACTTGTCCACGGAGATCGACGACCTGGCCGGGCGCCAGTTTCCCGCCCAGCTGCACGAACTGGACCTCAGCAAAAACAAGCTGACGGCCGCAGAGATCATCCCCCTGATCGGAGCCCCCTGGTGGAAGCAGCTGCGGACGCTGCACCTGGCGTTCAATGCGCTCGGCGACGAAGGCGCCACGGAACTGGGAGAGATCGAGGCTCCGCGACTGACCCGGCTGGATCTGGGCGTCAATCGCATCGGCCCCGAGGGAGCCCGGATGCTGGCAGCTTCCCCTTTGCTGGCCAGCTGCAGCCTGCGGCATCTGGCCTTGCCGCTGAACCAGCTTGAGGCCGCCGGCGTCGAACACCTGAACCGTTGCCGCTCGCTCCGGGGACTGGAGTCGCTCGATCTGTCGTCGAACAAGATTCGAGCAGAGGCCCTGAGGTCGCTCGTGAAAGCGGACTGGTTCGGCGAGCTGCGAACGCTCGCCTTCCGCGGCAACCAGATTGAAAACTGGGATGCGTTTGCCAGCTTCCTGCAGGACGCCCGTGGGACACGGCTGGAGCAGATCGACCTGCGCAACAATGGCAAAACCAATCAGTCCCGTTACGGATACGGCCGCACCGATCGCCCCGCCCAAGACCAGGTAATCCGTCTGCAGCAGGAACTGGCCGAAGACGGAATCACCGTGCTGTTGTAG
- a CDS encoding Nramp family divalent metal transporter — protein sequence MSEASDIASPEEAPSSIEAPPNTLFGILARLGPGLIVAGSIVGSGELIATTATGAQAGFTLLWLIVIGCVIKVFCQVEMGRYAITEGKTTMEGLSEVPGPRIRGRGNWLVWYWFAMFLASIAQLGGIVGGVGQALAISAPLTTHGRMYNAYAAAETKLIVRVSEVLAGEKRLAADPSDDTAAQSELRQEILGLAGESAMRLAAIKQVELEESKNDKQKAVLEEQIGRLKQHQAVVESLAEQRAEYKKLAANSSPATADALARLENLLAMEAVLPNLHGIDDRLDKLPAASSEKPPTGRQTEIRQEIVALSQQSVDRLRDLKLKERDWLPDEAARGAMDSEIATLGKLADQLKKTATIDPDNNEAWRQAVNALTAAPKPGAPARTSAETLSLYDVSEIGNYLAAKRMVRPNNPIDDEIWATIVTALTALVLVFGRYGLIQSFSTAMVASFTLVTIVNLFMLQSIPTWAISFDDILTGISFRTGSSPVAIATALATFGIIGVGASELVTYPYWCLEKGYARFTGPRDATDAWAVRAKGWLRVMQWDAWCSMVVYTFATIAFYMLGASILNPAGLHPEGNEMIRNLSVMYEPAFGRTAQVIFLFGAFAVLYSTFFVANASHARVFADSLRVLGLASSTPESQVLRVRILSGLFPFLCLIIYVLVGEPTRLVLLSGLMQAFMLPMLAVAALYFRYVKSDPRIRPGPIWDIFLWVSAAGMSIAGFWAAWAKFGF from the coding sequence CAGGGTTCACCCTGCTGTGGCTGATCGTGATTGGCTGCGTGATCAAAGTCTTCTGCCAGGTGGAGATGGGCCGTTACGCCATCACCGAAGGGAAGACGACGATGGAAGGCCTGTCGGAAGTGCCCGGCCCGCGCATCCGCGGCCGCGGCAACTGGCTGGTCTGGTACTGGTTCGCCATGTTTCTGGCCAGCATCGCGCAGCTGGGCGGCATTGTCGGCGGCGTTGGCCAGGCGCTGGCGATCAGCGCGCCGCTCACCACGCATGGCCGGATGTATAACGCTTACGCGGCGGCGGAAACCAAGCTGATCGTCCGCGTCAGCGAAGTGCTGGCCGGGGAGAAACGGCTGGCCGCCGATCCCAGCGACGACACGGCGGCCCAGAGCGAACTGCGGCAAGAGATCCTGGGTCTGGCGGGCGAAAGCGCGATGCGTTTGGCCGCCATCAAGCAGGTCGAGCTGGAGGAATCGAAAAACGACAAGCAGAAGGCCGTCCTGGAAGAGCAGATCGGCCGGCTGAAGCAGCATCAGGCGGTGGTCGAATCGCTGGCCGAGCAGCGGGCCGAATATAAAAAGCTGGCCGCCAACTCTTCGCCCGCGACGGCCGACGCCCTGGCCCGACTGGAAAATCTCCTGGCGATGGAAGCCGTCCTGCCCAACCTGCACGGCATTGATGATCGCCTGGACAAACTGCCGGCTGCCAGCAGCGAGAAGCCGCCGACCGGCCGCCAGACGGAAATTCGCCAGGAGATCGTTGCGCTCAGCCAGCAGTCGGTCGACCGCCTGCGGGATCTCAAACTGAAGGAACGCGACTGGCTGCCGGATGAAGCCGCCCGGGGCGCCATGGATTCCGAGATCGCCACGCTCGGCAAGTTAGCGGATCAGCTGAAGAAAACGGCGACGATAGATCCTGACAACAACGAGGCCTGGCGCCAGGCCGTCAATGCCTTGACCGCCGCGCCGAAGCCTGGCGCGCCGGCGAGGACCTCTGCGGAAACGCTCAGCCTGTACGACGTGTCGGAGATCGGCAATTACCTGGCGGCCAAACGGATGGTGCGGCCCAACAACCCGATCGACGATGAAATCTGGGCCACGATCGTCACCGCCTTGACCGCGCTGGTGCTGGTGTTTGGACGGTACGGGCTGATCCAGTCGTTCTCCACCGCGATGGTGGCCAGCTTCACCCTGGTGACGATCGTGAACCTGTTTATGCTGCAGTCGATTCCGACCTGGGCGATCAGCTTTGACGATATTCTGACGGGCATCAGTTTTCGCACCGGCAGCAGTCCGGTCGCCATCGCCACGGCCCTGGCGACCTTTGGCATTATCGGCGTCGGAGCCAGCGAGCTGGTGACGTATCCGTACTGGTGCCTGGAAAAAGGGTATGCCCGCTTTACGGGCCCGCGCGACGCTACGGACGCCTGGGCCGTCCGGGCCAAGGGCTGGCTGCGGGTGATGCAGTGGGACGCGTGGTGTTCGATGGTCGTGTACACGTTCGCCACGATCGCCTTCTACATGCTGGGCGCCTCGATCCTGAACCCGGCCGGGTTGCACCCGGAAGGGAACGAAATGATCCGCAACCTGTCAGTCATGTACGAGCCGGCTTTCGGCCGCACGGCGCAGGTGATCTTTCTGTTTGGCGCCTTTGCGGTGCTGTACTCGACCTTTTTTGTGGCGAACGCCAGCCACGCACGCGTCTTTGCGGACAGCCTGCGGGTGCTGGGACTGGCCTCGTCGACGCCTGAGTCGCAAGTGCTGCGGGTGCGCATTTTAAGCGGCCTGTTTCCGTTCCTCTGCCTGATCATTTATGTGCTGGTCGGCGAACCGACGCGGCTGGTTTTGCTAAGCGGCCTGATGCAGGCGTTCATGTTGCCGATGCTGGCGGTGGCCGCGCTGTACTTCCGCTATGTGAAATCCGATCCGCGAATTCGGCCCGGCCCGATCTGGGACATCTTCCTGTGGGTGTCGGCGGCAGGCATGTCGATCGCCGGCTTCTGGGCCGCCTGGGCCAAGTTCGGCTTTTAA
- a CDS encoding glutathione synthetase, which translates to MKIGFVVNEVVSEQAAFTTTRLSMTATNMGHEAWTLGVGDFIYAIDGSIHAQAHSVNGDHYDSLKTYLEELQGDGARKERIKLDDLDVLMLRNDPSEDIERPWAQTSGMLFGQLAVTRGVIVLNDPKNLANALNKTYFQHFPEQVRPRTCISRNKDEIKHFVAEHPGGAVIKPLQGSGGQSVFLIRDEDTANINQMIDAVIRDGYCIAQEYLPAAKDGDVRLFVLNGRPLMRDGKYAAFRRVNNSGDMRSNMHSGGESVAVEITDQMLGLVEMVRPKLVRDGMYLVGLDIVEDKLMEINVFTPGGLGSAASLTGVDFTEVIIRDLERKTKYKEYYGERIDNAQLATL; encoded by the coding sequence ATGAAAATTGGATTCGTCGTCAATGAAGTCGTCTCGGAACAGGCCGCTTTCACGACCACTCGCCTCAGTATGACGGCCACCAACATGGGGCATGAAGCCTGGACCCTCGGCGTTGGCGATTTCATTTACGCCATCGATGGCTCCATTCACGCCCAGGCCCACTCCGTCAACGGCGACCATTACGACTCGCTGAAAACCTACCTGGAAGAACTGCAGGGGGACGGCGCCCGGAAGGAACGCATCAAACTCGACGACCTCGATGTGCTGATGCTGCGGAACGATCCGTCAGAAGATATCGAGCGGCCCTGGGCGCAAACCTCAGGCATGCTGTTCGGTCAGCTGGCCGTCACCCGCGGCGTGATCGTACTCAACGACCCGAAGAACCTGGCGAATGCGCTCAACAAAACGTACTTCCAGCACTTCCCGGAACAGGTCCGTCCCAGAACGTGCATCAGCCGGAACAAGGACGAGATCAAGCACTTCGTCGCCGAGCATCCAGGCGGCGCGGTGATCAAACCGCTGCAGGGATCGGGCGGCCAGAGCGTGTTTCTCATTCGCGATGAAGACACGGCCAATATCAACCAGATGATCGACGCCGTGATCCGCGACGGCTACTGCATCGCCCAGGAGTATCTGCCGGCCGCCAAAGACGGCGACGTGCGATTGTTCGTCCTCAATGGTCGGCCCCTCATGCGCGACGGCAAGTACGCTGCGTTCCGCCGCGTCAACAACAGCGGCGACATGCGCAGCAACATGCACTCGGGCGGGGAAAGCGTCGCGGTGGAAATCACCGATCAGATGCTCGGGCTGGTGGAAATGGTGCGGCCCAAACTGGTCCGCGACGGCATGTACCTGGTGGGGCTGGATATCGTTGAAGACAAGCTGATGGAGATCAACGTCTTTACGCCCGGCGGACTGGGCAGCGCGGCCTCGCTGACCGGCGTCGACTTTACCGAAGTCATCATCCGCGACCTGGAACGAAAAACCAAGTACAAAGAGTACTATGGCGAGCGGATCGACAACGCCCAGCTGGCCACCCTGTAA
- a CDS encoding flavohemoglobin expression-modulating QEGLA motif protein has product MPDPAEELNSPPAADATETEADVSPFVKLARQVCERLAVNKRVRRSLPGGGRLRMDCQLPFLCIYRQPTDREDAGTADLVTTQAAYLFASGEPEHQAGIAYLVRKISEEMQEHFGVFLALEIWTTPLTDPPADPLIPVDNPRPTFQIVSADASALPTMVEEFSRRLSAIPVGYATASTARILEPQPTPPGLPPLMEDCSAAHPGCFSVGLAVEPVFRDATDQLYPRVMRSFRHRLGRAIQRAANAFAGAEVDEQKRTKLSFGPSSLVRAAETADRQLRQVSESFDFLLQATPVNADEAWQAFRDSGFRDAPRFYYRPLPYDPVLLKRRLFAIEIERLEDATLAQLFWEKQNELDRQITALGDIETPNFLYSNLQLYGRPSPELLSLAEQLLEWSQRGNRLPPDDAPPEHLTAAAAECVGVEETAEAARQEIAHYRSLCPGFKARVEVNDQIASGIMVSRNRLLISRSVRLSPQRLQALLHHEIGVHILTYVNGRSQRIQQMYAGLAGYEALQEGLAVFVEYLTGGLTPGRVRMLSARVMAAQSMLQGDGFLATFALLHEEYHLTPRASFTTALRAHRGGGSTKDIIYLRGLRELIGHLSEGREIEPLFVGKIALSHLSAVQELRRRAILEPPAVLPRCLTDARVRTLLEECHGTTAAELLHQALG; this is encoded by the coding sequence ATGCCTGATCCCGCCGAAGAATTGAATTCCCCGCCCGCCGCCGATGCGACGGAAACGGAAGCCGACGTTTCCCCGTTTGTGAAACTGGCTCGCCAGGTCTGTGAGCGTCTGGCCGTCAACAAACGGGTCCGACGCAGCCTGCCCGGCGGCGGACGGTTGCGCATGGATTGCCAACTGCCGTTCTTGTGCATCTATCGCCAGCCGACCGACCGGGAAGACGCCGGAACCGCCGACCTGGTAACCACCCAGGCGGCCTACCTGTTCGCCTCGGGAGAGCCCGAGCACCAGGCAGGCATCGCTTACCTGGTGCGTAAAATCAGCGAAGAGATGCAAGAGCATTTCGGCGTGTTCCTGGCGCTGGAAATCTGGACGACGCCGCTGACGGATCCCCCGGCCGACCCGTTGATTCCGGTCGACAACCCGCGGCCGACGTTTCAGATTGTCTCGGCCGACGCCAGCGCCCTGCCGACGATGGTCGAGGAGTTCTCCCGTCGGCTGTCGGCGATTCCGGTCGGTTACGCCACGGCCAGTACGGCCCGCATTCTGGAGCCGCAACCGACTCCGCCCGGTTTACCGCCGCTGATGGAAGACTGCAGCGCCGCGCACCCCGGCTGTTTCAGCGTGGGACTGGCGGTCGAGCCCGTCTTCCGCGACGCAACCGACCAGCTCTACCCGCGGGTCATGCGGAGCTTTCGGCATCGGCTGGGACGCGCCATTCAGCGGGCGGCCAACGCCTTTGCCGGCGCCGAAGTCGATGAGCAGAAACGGACGAAACTCTCCTTCGGGCCGTCTTCGCTGGTCAGGGCGGCCGAAACGGCCGATCGCCAGTTGCGGCAGGTATCGGAATCGTTCGACTTCCTGCTGCAGGCGACGCCCGTCAACGCGGACGAGGCCTGGCAGGCGTTCCGTGACAGCGGTTTTCGCGACGCGCCGCGGTTTTACTATCGTCCGTTACCTTACGATCCGGTCCTGCTGAAAAGGCGGCTGTTCGCCATTGAGATTGAACGCCTGGAGGACGCCACCCTGGCCCAGCTCTTCTGGGAGAAGCAGAACGAGCTCGATCGACAGATCACGGCTTTAGGGGACATTGAAACGCCCAACTTTTTATACAGCAACCTGCAGCTGTACGGCCGGCCGTCGCCCGAGTTATTGTCGCTGGCCGAACAACTGCTGGAGTGGAGCCAGCGCGGCAATCGCCTGCCGCCCGACGACGCCCCGCCGGAACACCTGACCGCCGCTGCGGCCGAGTGTGTCGGCGTCGAAGAAACGGCAGAAGCCGCCCGGCAGGAGATCGCCCACTACCGCAGCCTGTGCCCGGGCTTCAAGGCCAGGGTGGAAGTCAACGACCAGATCGCCTCGGGGATCATGGTGTCCCGCAATCGGCTGCTGATCTCCAGGTCCGTCCGGTTATCGCCGCAACGACTGCAGGCTTTGCTGCACCATGAAATCGGGGTGCACATTCTGACGTACGTCAACGGCCGGTCCCAGCGGATCCAGCAGATGTACGCCGGGCTGGCCGGATATGAGGCGCTCCAGGAGGGGCTGGCCGTGTTCGTCGAGTACCTGACGGGCGGCCTGACGCCAGGTCGGGTTCGCATGCTGTCAGCGCGAGTGATGGCCGCGCAATCGATGCTCCAGGGGGACGGATTTCTGGCGACATTCGCCCTGCTGCATGAAGAATACCACCTGACTCCGCGGGCCTCTTTTACGACCGCCTTGCGGGCCCACCGGGGCGGCGGCTCGACCAAGGACATCATTTATTTAAGGGGTTTGCGGGAGCTGATCGGCCATTTATCCGAGGGGCGGGAGATCGAGCCGCTGTTTGTGGGAAAAATCGCCCTGTCGCATCTGTCTGCGGTCCAGGAATTGCGACGTCGTGCCATTCTGGAGCCGCCGGCCGTATTGCCGCGCTGCCTGACCGATGCCCGGGTGCGGACCCTGCTCGAAGAATGCCACGGCACGACCGCGGCCGAGCTGCTGCACCAGGCTCTGGGATAG
- a CDS encoding STM4013/SEN3800 family hydrolase encodes MLDAQSLLATHDLLLVTLDTLRWDVAEEAWRRGETPVLAQYLPQGWERRHSPGSFTYAAHHAIFAGFLPTPASPGKHPRLFACRFPGSETSTAQTCVFEAPDLPSGLRERGFHTICIGGVGFFNKLGPLGSVLPGLFEESHWSPALGVTDPESTRYQVDLAIERIEACEPGRRLFLFLNVSALHQPNCHYLPGATVDTRDSQRAALAYVDQHLPRLIEAMRRRAPLLGLLMSDHGVAYGEDGYHGHRLAHQVVWDVPYGEFVLPAASC; translated from the coding sequence ATGCTCGACGCTCAATCGCTGCTGGCGACCCATGATCTGCTGCTGGTGACGCTTGATACGCTGCGCTGGGACGTGGCCGAGGAGGCCTGGCGCCGGGGGGAAACGCCTGTCCTGGCGCAGTACCTGCCGCAGGGCTGGGAACGGCGCCACTCGCCGGGCAGCTTTACTTATGCGGCCCACCACGCGATCTTTGCCGGCTTCCTGCCGACGCCGGCGTCGCCCGGGAAGCACCCGCGATTGTTCGCCTGTCGCTTTCCCGGCAGCGAAACGTCGACTGCGCAAACATGCGTTTTCGAGGCGCCCGATCTGCCGTCGGGCTTGCGCGAGCGGGGCTTTCACACGATCTGCATCGGCGGCGTCGGTTTCTTCAACAAGCTCGGTCCGCTGGGAAGCGTGCTGCCGGGGTTGTTCGAGGAAAGCCACTGGAGTCCGGCCCTGGGGGTGACGGATCCGGAATCGACCCGATATCAGGTAGACCTGGCGATCGAAAGGATCGAGGCCTGCGAGCCGGGACGTCGGTTGTTCCTGTTTCTCAATGTGTCGGCTTTGCATCAGCCGAACTGCCATTATCTGCCTGGCGCCACGGTGGATACACGCGACTCGCAGCGGGCGGCGCTCGCGTATGTGGATCAGCATCTGCCGCGTTTGATCGAAGCGATGCGACGCCGGGCTCCGCTGCTAGGCCTGCTGATGAGCGACCATGGCGTGGCGTACGGGGAAGACGGCTACCACGGCCATCGGCTTGCCCATCAGGTCGTCTGGGATGTACCTTACGGGGAGTTCGTTCTCCCCGCTGCTTCCTGTTGA
- a CDS encoding N-formylglutamate amidohydrolase, giving the protein MPSRTRKSLSQPQELRHETLPTWTIDRGFGPLVATAIHDGGLIRPQLLERIALDEAQRLREEDPCTGEWTAAASNQVIVHRSRFETDLNRPREKAVYQTPADAWNLEVWREPPAPEMIEESLALYDAFYRDLGDLLTEIVDQNGQAVVLDLHSYNHCRLGADQPADPRENPDINLGTGSMDRELWDNLVDRFLLEMRQFPFPQGPLNVGENVKFQGGEMGRWIHRNFPDTVCCLSVEVKKIYMDEWTGEPLPAQVKAIGEALRCASQGLLEEIHLHA; this is encoded by the coding sequence ATGCCATCTCGCACCCGTAAATCACTGAGCCAGCCGCAAGAGTTACGCCACGAAACGCTGCCGACATGGACGATCGATCGTGGCTTTGGCCCGCTGGTGGCCACGGCCATTCACGACGGCGGTCTGATCCGTCCGCAGCTACTGGAGCGGATTGCGCTCGACGAAGCGCAGCGACTGCGCGAAGAAGATCCGTGCACCGGCGAATGGACGGCCGCCGCCTCGAACCAGGTGATCGTCCATCGCTCGCGCTTTGAAACCGACCTCAATCGCCCACGCGAGAAGGCCGTCTATCAAACGCCGGCCGACGCCTGGAACCTGGAAGTCTGGCGGGAGCCTCCTGCGCCCGAAATGATCGAGGAATCGCTCGCCCTGTACGACGCTTTCTACCGCGACCTGGGCGACCTGCTGACCGAGATCGTCGACCAGAACGGCCAAGCGGTCGTCCTGGATCTCCATTCGTATAACCACTGCCGCCTGGGAGCCGATCAGCCCGCCGACCCGCGGGAAAATCCCGATATTAACCTGGGAACCGGCAGCATGGACCGCGAGTTATGGGACAATCTGGTAGACCGCTTCCTGCTGGAAATGCGGCAGTTCCCCTTCCCGCAAGGGCCGCTGAATGTCGGCGAGAATGTCAAGTTTCAGGGAGGAGAAATGGGCCGCTGGATCCATCGTAACTTCCCGGACACCGTTTGCTGCCTGTCGGTCGAGGTGAAAAAAATCTACATGGACGAATGGACCGGAGAACCACTCCCCGCCCAGGTCAAGGCCATCGGAGAAGCGCTCCGCTGCGCCAGCCAGGGGCTACTGGAAGAAATACATCTTCATGCCTGA
- a CDS encoding STM4011 family radical SAM protein produces the protein MALDLTILYRGPLSSCNYDCGYCPFAKHHETAAELKVDRLALERFVDWLTARADGTFGVLFTPWGEALTRPWYRSAMMHLSRLPQIRKVAVQTNLSCPLDWLAGADLDCLGLWCTYHPSQTPRADFLAQCERLRELGVAFSVGTVGMREDFDAIAAMRAVLPDDVYLWVNAFKQEADYYTPAEVQRLLQIDPLFAVNNVRHPSLGKACRTGESVISVDGEGTVRRCHFVSEPLGNLYDPDFEQLLQPRPCPNARCGCHIGYVHREDFPLYELFGAGLLERIPSPAWQASETLLRWVGSFAESTTAR, from the coding sequence GTGGCGTTAGATTTAACGATTCTGTACCGCGGTCCGCTGTCGAGCTGTAACTACGATTGCGGCTATTGCCCGTTCGCCAAGCATCACGAAACGGCGGCCGAGCTGAAGGTCGATCGGCTGGCGCTGGAGCGTTTTGTCGACTGGCTGACGGCGCGGGCGGATGGAACGTTTGGCGTGCTGTTCACGCCCTGGGGCGAGGCGCTGACGCGTCCCTGGTATCGGTCGGCCATGATGCATCTGAGCCGCCTGCCGCAGATCCGCAAAGTGGCGGTGCAGACCAACCTGTCCTGTCCACTGGATTGGCTGGCTGGAGCGGATCTTGACTGCCTGGGACTGTGGTGCACCTACCATCCCAGCCAGACGCCGCGGGCCGACTTTTTGGCGCAGTGCGAGCGTCTGCGGGAGCTGGGCGTAGCGTTCAGCGTTGGCACGGTCGGGATGCGCGAGGACTTCGACGCCATCGCCGCCATGCGGGCTGTTCTGCCGGACGACGTTTACTTGTGGGTCAACGCCTTCAAGCAGGAGGCCGACTATTACACGCCGGCGGAGGTGCAGCGGCTGCTGCAGATTGATCCGCTGTTTGCGGTGAACAATGTGCGGCATCCGTCCCTGGGCAAGGCCTGCCGCACGGGCGAAAGCGTGATCTCGGTCGACGGCGAGGGAACCGTCCGCCGCTGCCATTTCGTATCCGAGCCGCTGGGGAATTTGTACGATCCGGATTTTGAACAGCTGCTGCAGCCGCGACCTTGCCCGAACGCGCGGTGCGGCTGTCATATCGGCTACGTCCACCGCGAGGACTTCCCGCTGTACGAGCTGTTCGGCGCCGGCCTGCTCGAACGCATTCCCTCGCCCGCCTGGCAGGCGTCGGAAACGCTGCTCCGCTGGGTCGGTTCGTTCGCCGAATCTACAACAGCACGGTGA
- a CDS encoding STM4012 family radical SAM protein: MLATPPLSLDTLLAGSPFRSYCYSYPHKTAYRKFAPLPLSQVWSEEDLSALFLYLHIPFCEYRCGFCNLFTLSQPEQGLTTRYLDALERQVETTVAALPQARFAQTAIGGGTPTFLTTPELERLFGLLCGPLGVRQGETPLGIEASPATINDEKLALLQEQGVERFSMGIQSFSTADVHAMGRPQRAEEAFAALELVGRYNFPVVNLDLIYGGAGQTHDAWRESVRLAIDYRPQELFLYPLYVRPLTGLGKRGVPTDKEWDAWRITAYRQAREQLLQAGYEQVSLRMFRLPAPPGEVHRVSQTHDKTYDETNDSPTVYRCQEDGMLGLGSGSRSYTRGLHYSREYAVGSRAIRNILGDFLQSTADDFAQVDYGFPLNDDEQRRRYLILSLLQAAGLATGDYQQRFGVPVEADFPELHALADHGLAVCTADHWRLTAAGLEWSDAIGPWFYSAAVARQMEDYPWR; encoded by the coding sequence ATGCTTGCGACGCCGCCGCTTTCACTCGACACGCTGCTGGCCGGCAGTCCGTTCCGCTCGTACTGCTATTCTTACCCGCACAAAACGGCGTATCGCAAGTTCGCCCCGTTGCCGCTGTCGCAGGTCTGGTCGGAAGAAGATCTTTCCGCACTGTTTCTGTATCTGCACATTCCGTTCTGTGAATATCGCTGCGGCTTTTGCAATCTGTTCACGCTGTCGCAACCGGAGCAAGGCCTGACGACCCGCTACCTCGACGCGCTGGAACGCCAGGTCGAAACGACGGTCGCCGCCCTGCCCCAGGCGCGGTTCGCCCAGACGGCGATCGGCGGCGGCACGCCCACCTTTTTGACCACGCCGGAACTGGAGCGGTTGTTCGGCCTGCTCTGCGGTCCACTGGGAGTTCGCCAGGGGGAAACGCCTTTGGGGATCGAGGCTTCGCCGGCGACGATCAACGACGAGAAGCTGGCCCTGCTGCAGGAGCAAGGCGTCGAACGGTTCAGCATGGGCATTCAAAGTTTCAGCACGGCCGATGTGCATGCGATGGGCCGACCGCAACGGGCCGAAGAAGCGTTCGCCGCGCTGGAGCTGGTCGGCCGTTACAACTTTCCGGTCGTAAACCTCGACCTGATCTATGGCGGGGCCGGCCAGACGCACGACGCCTGGCGGGAGTCGGTGCGGCTGGCGATCGACTACCGTCCGCAAGAACTGTTCCTGTATCCGCTGTATGTGCGGCCGCTGACCGGCCTGGGGAAACGCGGCGTTCCGACCGACAAGGAGTGGGACGCCTGGCGGATCACGGCCTATCGCCAGGCCCGGGAGCAGCTGCTGCAGGCGGGCTACGAACAGGTCTCCCTGCGGATGTTCCGCCTGCCGGCGCCGCCTGGTGAAGTGCATCGGGTCAGCCAGACGCACGACAAGACTTATGACGAGACGAACGACTCGCCGACCGTGTACCGGTGCCAGGAGGACGGCATGCTGGGGCTGGGCAGCGGCAGCCGCTCGTACACGCGGGGGCTGCATTACTCGCGCGAGTACGCCGTGGGCTCGCGAGCGATCCGCAACATCCTGGGCGACTTCCTGCAGAGCACGGCCGACGACTTCGCCCAGGTCGATTATGGGTTTCCCCTGAACGACGACGAGCAGCGGCGGCGGTATTTGATTCTTTCCCTCCTGCAGGCCGCAGGGCTGGCGACCGGCGACTACCAGCAGCGTTTTGGCGTTCCGGTCGAAGCGGACTTTCCCGAACTGCATGCGCTGGCCGATCACGGGCTGGCGGTCTGCACGGCGGACCACTGGCGGCTGACAGCTGCGGGGCTGGAATGGTCCGACGCGATCGGCCCCTGGTTTTATTCGGCGGCGGTGGCCCGGCAGATGGAGGATTACCCGTGGCGTTAG